A region from the Cuculus canorus isolate bCucCan1 chromosome 14, bCucCan1.pri, whole genome shotgun sequence genome encodes:
- the PCDH1 gene encoding protocadherin-1 isoform X2, with protein MRTPLDERSRGQHGAQHRLHPTPQQRRMKQLASCLGLWLLIQLPALVSGTRVVYKVPEEQPPNTLIGSLASDYGFPDVGHLYKLEVGAPYLRVDGKTGDIYTTETSIDRESLRECQHLLPGEPCFLEFEVSITDLILNSSPRLLEGQIEVLDINDNTPNFASPVLTLSIPENTNIGTLFPIPLAMDRDSGPNGVASYELMAGPEAQELFGLQVAEDQEEKQPQLIVMGNLDREQWDSYDLTIKVQDGGNPPRASSALLRITILDMNDNAPKFEKALYEAELSENSPMGHSVLQVKANDSDQGANAEIDYSFHQASDMVRRLLRLDRATGLITVQGPIDREDVNTLKFSVMAKDKGANPKSARTQVVVTIKDMNDNAPSIEIRGIGLVTHQDGMANISEDVPVETAVALVQVSDRDEGENAVVTCVVAGDVPFQLRQASETGSDSKKKYFLQTTTPLDYESVKEYTIEIVAVDSGNPPLSSTNSLKVQVVDVNDNAPVFSQSFTEVAFPENNEPDDLVMEVSATDADSGSNAKLVYSLVTDPSSKGSFTIDPDSGEIRVKAVLDREQRERYEFLVVAADKGSPSLKGTASVAINVMDRNDNDPKFMLSGYNFSVMENMPPLSPVGMVTVIDADKGENARIQLSVEQDNGDFVIQNGTGTILSSISFDREQQSTYTFRLKAVDGGDPPRSAYVGVTINVLDENDNAPFITSPSNATYKHILPHTSPGQQVSKVKAEDIDSGVNAELIYSITGGNPFELFQISPHSGDITLEKEILRKHHGLHRLVVRVNDKGKPSRHGTALVHFYVNETLANRTLLDTLVGHSLDTPLDIDIAGDPEYERSKQRSNILFGVIAGIVAVTLVIVLVVLVRYCRQREAKSGYQAGKKETKDLYAPKQASKSGKSKSKVKKSKSPKPPKPTEDEEETGLQKSLKFNLMNDSVSDSPRIHLPLNYPPGSPDLGRHYRSNSPLPSIQLQPQSPSASKKHQVVQDLPATNTFVGTGDNNSTGSEQYSDYSYRTNPQKYTNKQLPHRRVTFSAASQAQDLQDPSQHSYYDSGLEESETPSSKSSSGPRIGPLALPEDHYERTTPDGSIGEMEHPENESPERSRL; from the exons ATGCGGACGCCGCTGGATGAGCGCTCAAGGGGCCAGCACGGAGCGCAGCACCGGCTGCATCCAA ctccccagcagcgCAGGATGAAGCAGCTGGCATCCTGCCTGGGCCTGTGGCTTCTCatccagctccctgccctggTCTCTGGGACACGTGTGGTCTACAAAGTGCCAGAGGAACAACCCCCCAACACCCTCATAGGGAGCCTGGCCTCCGACTACGGCTTCCCAGATGTGGGGCACCTCTACAAGCTGGAAGTGGGGGCTCCGTACCTACGTGTGGATGGCAAGACTGGGGACATCTACACCACAGAGACCTCCATTGACCGGGAGAGCTTGCGTGAAtgccagcacctcctgcccGGAGAGCCCTGCTTCCTGGAGTTCGAAGTATCCATCACTGACCTGATCTTAAACAGCAGCCCACGGCTGCTTGAGGGGCAGATAGAGGTGCTCGATATCAATGACAACACCCCCAATTTTGCCTCACCCGTCCTCACCCTCTCCATCCCCGAAAACACCAACATAGGGACGctcttccccatccccctgGCCATGGACCGGGACTCTGGCCCCAACGGTGTTGCCTCCTACGAGCTGATGGCAGGTCCGGAGGCGCAGGAGCTCTTTGGGCTGCAGGTGGCGGAGGATcaggaggagaagcagccaCAGCTGATTGTCATGGGGAACCTGGACCGGGAGCAGTGGGACTCCTACGATCTGACCATCAAGGTGCAGGATGGAGGCAACCCACCACGGGCCAGCAGCGCCCTACTTCGCATCACCATCCTGGACATGAATGACAACGCGCCCAAGTTCGAGAAGGCCCTGTATGAGGCAGAGCTCTCTGAAAACAGCCCCATGGGGCATTCTGTCCTCCAG gTGAAAGCCAACGACTCAGACCAGGGCGCCAACGCTGAAATTGACTACTCGTTCCACCAAGCCTCAGACATGGTGCGTCGGCTGCTGCGCCTGGACCGCGCCACGGGGCTCATCACAGTGCAGGGGCCCATTGACCGCGAGGATGTCAACACCCTTAAGTTCTCCGTCATGGCCAAGGACAAGGGTGCCAACCCCAAGAGCGCCCGCACCCAGGTGGTTGTCACCATCAAGGACATGAATGACAATGCGCCCTCCATAGAAATACGAGGCATCGGGCTTGTCACCCACCAGGATGGCATGGCAAACATCTCGGAGGACGTGCCAGTAGAGACAGCAGTGGCTCTGGTACAAGTGTCCGACCGAGATGAGGGTGAAAATGCCGTGGTGACCTGTGTGGTGGCTGGTGACGTCCCATTCCAGCTGCGGCAGGCTAGTGAAACAGGGAGtgacagcaagaagaaatatttcctccaGACCACCACGCCACTGGACTACGAGTCAGTGAAGGAGTATACTATTGAGATTGTGGCGGTGGACTCAGGGAACCCGCCTCTCTCCAGCACCAACTCTTTGAAGGTGCAAGTGGTGGACGTGAATGACAATGCTCCTGTCTTCAGCCAGAGCTTCACCGAGGTGGCCTTCCCTGAAAACAACGAACCAGATGACCTGGTGATGGAGGTAAGCGCCACTGATGCTGACAGCGGCTCCAACGCCAAGCTGGTTTACTCTCTGGTGACAGACCCCTCCTCCAAGGGCTCCTTCACCATTGACCCTGACTCTGGGGAGATCCGGGTGAAAGCAGTGCTGGACCGAGAGCAGCGGGAGCGCTATGAGTTCTTGGTGGTGGCGGCAGACAagggcagccccagcctcaAGGGTACAGCGTCTGTGGCCATCAACGTCATGGACAGGAATGACAACGACCCCAAGTTCATGCTGAGCGGCTACAACTTCTCAGTGATGGAGAACATGCCGCCCCTCAGCCCTGTGGGCATGGTGACGGTGATTGATGCtgacaaaggagaaaatgccCGCATCCAGCTGTCGGTGGAGCAAGACAACGGGGATTTTGTCATCCAGAATGGCACTGGCACCATCCTCTCCAGCATCTCTTTTGACCGAGAGCAGCAGAGCACCTACACTTTCCGACTCAAGGCAGTGGACGGTGGTGATCCTCCCAGGTCTGCTTATGTAGGGGTGACCATCAATGTCTTGGATGAGAATGATAATGCCCCCTTCATCACTTCACCCTCCAATGCCACCTACAAACACATCCTGCCACACACCAGCCCTGGCCAGCAGGTCAGCAAGGTCAAGGCGGAGGACATTGACTCTGGTGTCAATGCAGAGCTGATCTACAGCATCACAGGAGGCAACCCCTTTGAACTCTTCCAGATCTCCCCTCACAGTGGAGACATCACCCTGGAGAAAGAGATCCTACGCAAGCACCACGGCCTGCACCGCTTGGTAGTGCGTGTCAATGACAAGGGCAAGCCCTCGCGGCACGGTACAGCACTGGTGCACTTCTACGTCAATGAGACTTTGGCCAACCGCACTCTGCTGGACACGTTGGTGGGGCACAGCCTGGACACACCCCTTGACATAGACATTGCTGGAGACCCCGAATATGAGCGCAGCAAGCAGCGAAGCAATATCCTTTTTGGAGTCATCGCTGGCATTGTGGCTGTCACCCTGGTCATTGTGTTGGTCGTCCTGGTACGTTACTGCAGGCAACGGGAGGCCAAGAGCGGCTACCAGGCAGGCAAGAAGGAGACCAAGGACCTGTACGCACCCAAGCAGGCCAGCAAGAGTGGTAAGAGCAAGAGCAAGGTGAAGAAGAGCAAGTCTCCAAAACCACCCAAGCCCAcggaggatgaggaggagacgGGGCTGCAGAAATCACTCAAGTTCAACCTCATGAATGACTCTGTCAGCGACAGCCCCCGAATCCACCTGCCCCTCAACTACCCGCCAGGCAGCCCGGATCTGGGTCGCCACTACCGCTCCAACTCGCCGCTGCCCTCCATCCAGCTGCAGCCTCAGTCGCCCTCTGCGTCCAAGAAGCACCAAGTGGTGCAGGACCTGCCGGCCACCAACACCTTTGTTGGCACCGGGGACAACAACTCGACGGGCTCCGAGCAGTACTCGGACTACAGCTACCGCACCAACCCCCAGAAATACACCAACAAGCAG